gataaaaataaaatagttgaaGTCTAACTGACCTGCAGGTGAATGGGCACTTTTTTTACCGGTGTACTCATCCTGGACCAAATAAAAGATTACGTTATCCAGAAAGCAAAGTACACGATGTTGTCGATCACACGATCCGTTCTACACCAAGGACACGCGAACACACTATTTTTCTGTTCGCGAAAAGATCTTCACTTGCACGAAATTTTCGTGAAGCTACAATCGAAAAGAACaagatcgaatcgaatcgagcaATCGACTGCAACTGACGCTGTGAGTGCGCGTTGCGCGGCGGTGGTAAATTTTTATCCCTACCTCCTTGATTTTGGATGATGGTAGGGGTTATCCCCACTAAACAGGGTTCATCACATGTTTGAAAAGCAGGGCTGAATTAACCATTAAGAAAAATAAGCACGTGCTTTAGGGCATTAAGGGAAGGGATACCGCAAAAATTTTACATTGCCAATTATACTTTTTAAAACTCTATTCATAAAATCTCAAGGTCAAATGCTCTACAAAACCATAATTCTAAAGCTCCatgatgaattttaaaatctaaaagttctatttagaaaaataaagttctattttatacatatgGAGACACCAAAACCTCTTAAGTGTTAGAACCTCCAAATATTTTAATCCGTTCTTATTGAAAcggtatgtatataaatatataaatatatatcttaatttaaatatgtatcaatttttgtacatttctttttaaatatgcaTTAGATTTCAATTGGTCAGAAACATATGATGTGCTTTTGAAAAATGCacgttttataaataattgtgtttaatattattctgtttaatagataattattaattgtgACATTGTAcatgatatattttaaataatattaaattaagtttATGTCATAATTAGGAAAAAAATATTAGGCCTGAAGCAGTTCCCGCCTAAAAGGTGTACAAGTGTTTTCATTTAATCATGGCTATTCGTTTGCATGTAAAACATGATTTATCCGAAGTAAAAGAGAATGTGTTACACTTGATGCCGTGTAAAATTCATGGAAATGAATCTGCGAAGGTTTCTTCTTACTTTACACCTTATATTCGTAACATAGACGATGAGCgtaagttaattttaaaattctgtttATCATTAATAATCTTGCTTATCGATAATGACTTTGTATCTTAAATCAAAGAACACCAACAtatgttaattgaaaattacttattttgtaaattatgttcATTTCGTGACAACAGTACATATTATTACGCTAACCGTATTTAAGGTTAAAAGAAGTATTTTTGTGTACAGATTATAATTCGTCGTTTCGTGGATATCCACTTCAGGGGAAAAAAATAATGATACCTTCTGGATACAAAGGTCTTACGTTTCTTGAACACAAAAAACCAGAAATAGGAAACGTGGaacgtaatttatattctaCAGGAACTTTTTCATATTTCACCTATTGGAATTATGATAAGCTACCATCAAAGGATGATGCTTTAGCATCAGCAATGGATTGGATTGATATTGCTGAAGCAGTAAGttattaagtaataaataaaataaaatataatcagaattcatttataaaacatttctttttttttcagcTACATTCAACAAAATCATAATTACAAAGAAAAATgttaacacaaaaatataaaatactattaCATGATTAACCAAATAATGATATTTCTATTCTAatataaagataaaaataaatattttgtacattttatatatgttatagtttattaaccatatttcaTATCATAGGCATATAGTTTTGTTATACATAACATATTTGTAATCCCTTATGAAGTATGTAAACATCAAAAATGATTTTTTTGGTTTAACTAGGAAAGCTGTTTCAAAAATGTGCAGTCTTTTATAGGATAGgtagtattatttataattcattttcttacttttataaatgtataaaagttGTAATGAAGATGAAAGCATTTACTACCCTTTTAGCACAGAAGAATTCTTGTTACGCATAATACTACtgagtatattatatattagtttTAATACTGTTTTAATGACATCAGAGAA
Above is a window of Megachile rotundata isolate GNS110a chromosome 12, iyMegRotu1, whole genome shotgun sequence DNA encoding:
- the LOC100878405 gene encoding ribonuclease H2 subunit C, which encodes MAIRLHVKHDLSEVKENVLHLMPCKIHGNESAKVSSYFTPYIRNIDDEHYNSSFRGYPLQGKKIMIPSGYKGLTFLEHKKPEIGNVERNLYSTGTFSYFTYWNYDKLPSKDDALASAMDWIDIAEALHSTKS